AGGAGTCTTTTCTTATTACCACAAATATCTTTGAAAGGCTTAGTTTTTATATAATATTTGTCTACATATTAATTGTAATTCTTTTTATTTCATAGCTCTATCAAGCATTTCTTGTATAGTGTGGAAGTTTTGAAAATATTCTACTTCAATATAACTCTCATCAAAGTCTTTTTTATAATGCTTCTCAACAGCCTCCAAAAATGCGATAATATCCATAGAATCTATAAGTCCATTATCCAACAAATTATCCATATCTTCTGTTAAATCACTTCTACCAATACTATCAAACAGACTCTTTACTACATTCATTACTTACTCCTTTATTATTGTAAAAATATACTCTGCTAACTTTTTAGCCATAGATTCATTAATATGAATCCAATCTTTAAAAAGTGTCTCTTTAGAATCTTTTATATAATCATTTGAATTATAAATATTTATTTGTCTCTTTCTTTGCAAAAACTCATAAACCAATTCTTGTAAATCCTCACACCCATTATATACTCCGGGATTTTGCTTATCATGGAACACATAAGCCCACTTCTCTTCCTTGCTCCAAGATTTCTTTAAATGCAAAAATGGGTGAATTACTGCATAAAACCTCCCACCATAAGAAGCCACCATATTAGAAAACTGCAATAGCCTAATATCTAGTGCTTCAAAAATATCATCTTTGTTTATATTTGGATTTTTGAAATTCTGCTTACCACTTATTGTCATTTGATAGTAAGAATACACACTATCTTCTCTATCCCCTAACTTAAGCTCATAAGTTGGACTATATGGTATTTGATAAGTTTTCAAACACACATCACAATTATATTGACACAAAATAATCTCTGTAAAACACAAATTTACTACAATATCAGGAAATAGAGGATACAAAAATGTATTAAAAAATAAAAAATTCTCCCAAGTAACAGCAGATAGCCCACAATTTAGCACTATAAAGTTTGAATCTAGCATTTCTTTTAAATATTTCACAACAAATGCCTCTTCGCACTGCCCTCCCCTTATAGTGCAAGCCCCAAAAAGAACGACTAATTTAGTATCCTTGTTTCTATTTTTTAAAGATACAAAGTCAATTTCTTCTTTTAAAAACAAATTCATATCAGAAGTATCGCCAAAAGCATTTAGCATAACACCCGGATAATTAACAAGTAAAAAAGAACCAGAATCCCCATCATCAAAATCAAATAATCTTCCACTAGCTCCTTGATACATCTTACTAAATACACTTAAATTAGGATTTATCTTATCCAAAGCTAGACGGCGATTATAATCATCTTTGGCCTTATCTTTTAAAAATTGCTTATGTTTAACTTTTATATTTTCAAAAACTTCTGCAAACCCACTCAAGCAAAAGTCATCACTAAAAAGAGATTCTAAAAGATAGTTCTTATACTTATAATATTCTATAAAAAATTTTACTTGTGATTTTCTATAGCCATCAAGGGAGATATTTTTTACCTTATAATCCCCCCCCCCCCGCAGCTAAAATCTTGTTATTTATCGAATCTATCACATTTTGTTTATTGCTAACTGCAATTAAAATTAAATCAAAATCATCTACACTATCTAAGCTTACAAACTTATCATGCACAACATTTAAACTATCATCAATAATCTTGCACGAAATCCCAAAAGATTCCAACAAATGCAAACATGCTCTACCAGTCCAACCAAAACCATAAATCAAAACATTCAAAAACTGCCTCCGCAATAATTTTGCAAAAGTGTATCAATATTTTTTGATTTTAATCAAGAGTGCCAAATTCTTTTCTATATTTTTAGCAATGGCTTCATAGATTGTTTTAAAATATATACTAGAGATAATGTCGTAGTTTGCACACAAGAATGTATAGCACACAATATAGGAAGTGCAAGAGAAGCTGTTGCACGAATCCTAAAAGAGCTAAAAGAAGAAGAACTAATCACAACACAAAAAACAAAATAATACTAAAGTTCCGTCTTTAGCACCGCACCATTTGCTGCATTACTTACAAGCAGTGAGTAGCGTTTAAGCCACTTACTTTTTATCTCTTTTTTTATCGGCTTCCATTTTGCTTTGCGAGATTCTATAACTTTAGAATCCACAAGCAATTCTAATATTCCATTAGAAACAGAAATAGAAATTCTATCGCCATCTTCAATGAGTGCTATAAGCCCCCCTTCAGCTGCTTCTGGGCTTATGTGTCCGATACATGCTCCACGCGTCGCACCGCTAAAGCGTCCATCAGTGATTAATGCCACACTTTCTCCTAAGCCCATTCCCATAATAAGGCTTGTTGGGCTTAGCATTTCTTGCATTCCTGGACCTCCCTTTGGTCCTTCATAGCGGATAACTACGACATTGCCTGCCTTTACCTTGCCTCCTGCAATTCCCTTGATTGCTTCTTCTTGGGAGTTAAAGCACACTGCAGTACC
Above is a genomic segment from Helicobacter ibis containing:
- a CDS encoding acyl carrier protein; amino-acid sequence: MNVVKSLFDSIGRSDLTEDMDNLLDNGLIDSMDIIAFLEAVEKHYKKDFDESYIEVEYFQNFHTIQEMLDRAMK
- a CDS encoding helix-turn-helix domain-containing protein — its product is MYTRDNVVVCTQECIAHNIGSAREAVARILKELKEEELITTQKTK